A genomic stretch from Edaphobacter aggregans includes:
- a CDS encoding VOC family protein, with amino-acid sequence MSFISLRKRTTATLFSLLLLLLTSSCLSAQNIVQRPHILGISHAGFFVSDLPKALDFWQGLLGYAQPYDIKKPDGTTRIAFIKINDHQHIELFNEASAAPGNHLSHIAFIVDNAEQMRLYLASHGIAVPSKVGKGKTGDANFEIKDPDGTLVEFVEPQPDGLEARNAGKFLPSTRISNQILHLGFLVGNSQKSLDFYGTLLGFGEFWRGSSNGKELSWIDLRVPDGQDYVEFMLYNTLPPPDQWGGKNHVSLMVPDIQRSIDTLKGRPAYQTYGKPLDMHVGVNGQRQVNLFDPDGTRVELMEPNTASGKPVPPSTAPPPH; translated from the coding sequence ATGTCGTTCATTAGTCTCCGCAAGAGGACAACCGCCACTTTGTTCAGTCTTCTCCTCCTCCTGCTCACCTCCTCCTGCCTCTCCGCGCAGAATATCGTCCAGCGCCCACACATCCTGGGCATCTCGCACGCCGGTTTCTTCGTGTCCGATCTCCCCAAAGCCCTCGACTTCTGGCAAGGCCTGCTGGGCTACGCCCAACCCTACGACATCAAGAAGCCCGACGGCACAACCCGCATCGCCTTCATCAAAATCAACGACCACCAGCACATCGAGCTCTTCAACGAAGCCTCCGCCGCCCCCGGCAACCATCTCAGCCACATCGCCTTCATCGTCGACAACGCCGAGCAGATGCGCCTCTACCTCGCCTCCCACGGCATCGCCGTTCCCTCCAAAGTAGGCAAAGGCAAAACCGGCGACGCCAATTTCGAAATAAAAGACCCCGACGGCACTCTAGTCGAATTCGTCGAGCCACAACCCGACGGCCTCGAAGCCCGCAACGCCGGCAAATTCCTCCCCTCCACTCGCATCTCCAATCAGATCCTCCATCTAGGCTTCCTCGTCGGCAACAGTCAGAAGTCCCTCGACTTCTACGGCACCCTCCTTGGCTTCGGCGAGTTCTGGCGCGGCAGCTCCAACGGCAAAGAGCTCAGCTGGATCGACCTCCGCGTCCCCGACGGTCAGGACTACGTCGAGTTCATGCTCTACAACACCCTCCCGCCACCCGACCAATGGGGTGGCAAGAACCACGTCTCCCTCATGGTTCCCGACATCCAGCGCTCCATCGACACCCTCAAAGGCCGCCCTGCCTACCAGACCTACGGCAAGCCTCTCGACATGCACGTCGGCGTCAACGGTCAGCGCCAGGTCAACCTCTTCGATCCCGACGGCACCCGCGTCGAGCTGATGGAGCCCAACACCGCCAGCGGAAAACCAGTCCCACCCTCCACAGCTCCCCCACCGCACTAG
- a CDS encoding tetratricopeptide repeat protein translates to MAAPSSKSKATGKTARGSDRADVSVWSSVWQWCVAHQGLSFALLSGLWVMVLYWRALGAPFIYDDLDQIVNNPSLGSLHATFHRFWLSPVAFTSEFRGAGGGATYRPIYWLSLAIDRRVWGVDGAGGFHFTNLLIHWANGIVGFLLLRRLRVPALTAAVAAMVWLGLPINSEAVAWVSGRAYLLCGFFLLVALWAADAYLRREKWLVLAGYFVASLAAVLSHEAGLLVLPLTLLLGYATGRVSGRLWRWLAGSAVLAGLVYFAVKRFVGASGATGAGAWWSIGLTFWKYCLWMIAPVHMSVERSTSTPANVFSVAAMVAWIGLIAFIGLVVLLLKRVPIVAVGLAWTMIALLPFSGVVFIYQGMAERFCYLAAAGFALAIASFALEYSGSGKKIAVGFLVVWMVWGAARVWARVGDWSDPVRLYQSSLAATPQSPTLFYNLGFAYREKGYLAKAEENYREATRLWPEYQRAWASLGDIDSQLGRSKDAVTAYRRAVALDAKDAGTTMNLAVALGQVGDTRGAEEQLQRAIALDPKGSAAYTDLGVLYRQEGRVDDAIKAFQMAIDNNPSDPTPYFDLAVMFQQRGQDDIALRFYKKVLQLRPDDPDTLVNLGKLHPAGSSQ, encoded by the coding sequence ATGGCTGCACCCTCTTCAAAATCAAAAGCTACAGGGAAGACGGCTCGAGGTTCTGACCGCGCGGATGTTTCCGTCTGGAGTTCGGTTTGGCAGTGGTGCGTGGCGCATCAGGGGTTGAGCTTTGCGCTGTTGAGTGGGCTTTGGGTGATGGTGCTTTATTGGCGGGCGCTGGGTGCTCCGTTTATTTATGACGATCTCGATCAGATTGTGAATAATCCGTCGCTGGGTTCGTTGCATGCGACGTTTCATCGGTTCTGGTTGTCGCCGGTTGCATTTACGAGTGAGTTTCGCGGGGCGGGGGGCGGGGCGACTTATCGTCCGATTTATTGGTTGAGTCTTGCGATCGACCGGCGGGTGTGGGGAGTTGATGGCGCGGGTGGGTTTCACTTTACAAATCTGCTGATTCATTGGGCGAATGGGATTGTTGGGTTTTTGCTGCTGCGGCGGCTTCGTGTGCCTGCGCTGACTGCGGCGGTTGCTGCGATGGTGTGGCTGGGGCTTCCGATTAATTCGGAGGCTGTGGCCTGGGTTAGCGGCAGGGCTTATTTGCTTTGCGGATTCTTTCTGCTGGTGGCGCTTTGGGCGGCGGATGCTTATCTTCGCCGCGAGAAATGGCTGGTGTTGGCTGGGTATTTTGTTGCTTCGCTGGCGGCGGTGCTTAGTCATGAGGCTGGATTGCTTGTTTTGCCCCTGACGCTGCTGCTGGGGTATGCGACAGGCCGCGTATCGGGAAGGTTGTGGCGTTGGTTGGCTGGGTCGGCGGTTTTGGCGGGCTTGGTTTATTTTGCAGTGAAACGTTTTGTGGGGGCTTCGGGAGCGACAGGCGCGGGGGCCTGGTGGTCGATTGGGCTGACGTTCTGGAAGTATTGTTTGTGGATGATTGCTCCGGTTCACATGAGTGTAGAGCGGTCGACTTCTACTCCTGCGAATGTTTTTTCTGTTGCTGCGATGGTGGCCTGGATTGGGCTGATCGCCTTCATTGGCCTGGTTGTTCTTCTGCTCAAGCGTGTGCCGATAGTTGCTGTGGGGTTGGCGTGGACGATGATTGCGCTGCTGCCGTTTAGCGGCGTTGTCTTTATTTATCAGGGGATGGCGGAGCGGTTTTGTTATCTGGCTGCGGCTGGTTTTGCGCTGGCAATTGCTTCGTTTGCGCTGGAGTATTCCGGCAGCGGGAAGAAGATTGCGGTTGGGTTTCTTGTGGTTTGGATGGTTTGGGGTGCGGCGCGAGTGTGGGCTCGTGTGGGTGACTGGAGCGATCCTGTGAGGTTGTATCAGAGTTCGCTGGCGGCTACTCCGCAGAGTCCGACACTGTTTTACAACCTTGGGTTTGCTTATCGGGAGAAGGGTTATCTGGCTAAGGCGGAGGAGAATTATCGCGAGGCTACGAGGCTGTGGCCTGAGTATCAGAGGGCGTGGGCGAGTTTGGGGGATATTGATTCGCAGCTGGGGCGGTCCAAGGATGCGGTGACGGCATACAGGCGGGCGGTCGCACTGGATGCGAAGGATGCCGGCACGACGATGAATCTTGCGGTGGCGCTGGGGCAGGTTGGGGATACTCGTGGCGCGGAGGAGCAGCTGCAGCGGGCGATTGCGCTCGATCCTAAGGGGAGCGCGGCTTATACAGACCTGGGTGTGCTGTATCGACAGGAGGGGCGGGTCGATGATGCGATCAAGGCCTTCCAGATGGCGATTGATAACAATCCGTCGGATCCGACTCCGTACTTCGATCTGGCGGTGATGTTTCAGCAGCGTGGGCAGGACGATATTGCGTTGCGGTTTTATAAGAAGGTGCTCCAGCTGCGGCCGGATGATCCTGACACGCTCGTCAATTTGGGCAAATTGCACCCGGCTGGAAGCTCGCAGTAG
- a CDS encoding ABC transporter permease, whose product MASPRQDLAYTLRRLARTPAFVLAVIISIGLGIGANATIFSMISKFVLSSAPVGNPATLMSIHTTDRGDRCCNNFSWPLYNDLRDQSRTFSDLAGYYDLVPASIGGTGEPERVWGQAATSNYFDVTQLPMALGRGFLHTEEHAPVLVLSYRLWQHRFAADPDILGKSVTLSGHPYTVVGVAPPTFRGIDLLLDPQFWVPFGNIDQLVPNLPDHNSRLFHWVTVTGRLKPGVTRDQAAAELATLSKDFAETNAAPEKNLEFPFEQAGSLPPRDRSTVLVFLASLMVVALLVLCIACANVTNLLLAQAYSRQREMAVRIALGATRTRLLRQMLLESILLAFAGGIVGVLLSIAATCGLSSFHFPAPIPLDTAVSVDSRVLLYTFLLSFVTGLLFGLVPSWIASRPILTNALKGEDALVRPGRRFNLRNILLVAQIAMSLVLLCATGLFLRSLQSAAGIDIGFRSHNILMMSVDPRIHGYTPERTVQLLTQARERAAALPGVISAVATDTVPLSGGGRSDGMFAEGHPKPTGPWPIAELYMATPGYFETMGIPRLSGRDFANESPTGTKVAIINQALAQKLFGNENPIGQRITGGSVTYQIIGVVKNTKSRTLGEDQRYILFRSLDQTVATDPAFMGYTLLIRTAGDPASIAAAVRQQIAALDPTLAIYNVATMEEHLRDALFLPRLAGTLFGVFGLTGLILAAVGLYGVMSYSVTRRTREIGIRLALGAQLSAVQALIVRQGMRLTLISVAIGLPAAFALAKFSTSLLYGVRPHDLATFTLVPIFLTAVALLACWLPARRATKVDPQTILRYE is encoded by the coding sequence ATGGCATCTCCGCGTCAAGACCTCGCCTACACCCTCCGTCGTCTAGCCAGAACCCCCGCCTTCGTTCTGGCCGTCATCATCTCCATCGGTCTCGGCATCGGAGCCAATGCCACCATCTTCTCCATGATCAGCAAGTTCGTCCTCAGCTCCGCACCGGTCGGCAATCCCGCCACGCTCATGAGCATCCACACCACCGATCGCGGCGACCGCTGCTGCAACAACTTCTCCTGGCCTCTCTACAACGACCTCCGCGACCAGTCCCGCACCTTCTCCGACCTGGCCGGCTACTACGACCTCGTCCCCGCCTCCATCGGCGGCACCGGCGAGCCCGAGCGCGTCTGGGGACAAGCCGCGACCTCCAACTACTTCGACGTCACTCAGCTCCCCATGGCCCTCGGTCGAGGCTTCCTCCACACCGAAGAGCACGCCCCCGTCCTCGTCCTGAGCTATCGCCTCTGGCAGCACCGCTTCGCCGCCGACCCCGACATCCTCGGCAAATCCGTCACCCTCTCCGGGCACCCCTACACCGTCGTCGGCGTCGCTCCCCCAACCTTCCGCGGCATCGATCTTCTCCTCGACCCCCAGTTCTGGGTACCCTTCGGCAACATCGACCAGCTCGTCCCCAACCTCCCCGACCACAACTCCCGCCTCTTCCACTGGGTCACCGTCACCGGACGCCTCAAACCCGGCGTCACCCGCGATCAGGCCGCCGCCGAGCTAGCCACCCTGTCCAAAGACTTCGCCGAAACCAACGCCGCCCCCGAAAAAAATCTCGAGTTCCCCTTCGAACAAGCCGGCTCCCTTCCCCCACGCGACCGCTCCACCGTCTTAGTCTTCCTGGCCTCGCTCATGGTTGTAGCCCTCCTCGTCCTCTGCATCGCCTGCGCTAACGTCACCAACCTCCTCCTCGCCCAGGCCTACAGCCGCCAGCGCGAGATGGCCGTCCGCATCGCGCTCGGAGCCACCCGCACACGCCTCCTCCGCCAGATGCTCCTCGAAAGCATCCTCCTCGCCTTCGCCGGAGGCATCGTTGGCGTCCTGCTCTCTATCGCCGCCACCTGCGGCCTCTCCTCCTTCCACTTTCCCGCGCCCATCCCGCTCGACACCGCCGTCAGCGTCGACTCGCGCGTCCTCCTCTACACCTTCCTCCTAAGCTTCGTCACCGGGCTCCTCTTCGGCCTGGTCCCGTCCTGGATAGCCTCCCGCCCCATCCTCACCAACGCGTTGAAAGGTGAGGACGCCCTCGTCCGCCCCGGCCGTCGCTTCAACCTGCGCAACATCCTCCTCGTAGCCCAGATCGCCATGTCGCTCGTTCTCCTCTGCGCCACCGGACTCTTCCTCCGCAGCCTGCAATCCGCCGCCGGCATCGACATCGGCTTCCGCTCCCACAACATCCTCATGATGTCCGTCGATCCCCGCATCCACGGCTACACCCCCGAACGCACCGTCCAACTCCTCACTCAAGCCCGCGAGCGCGCCGCCGCCCTCCCCGGCGTCATCTCCGCCGTCGCCACCGATACCGTCCCGCTCTCCGGCGGAGGCCGCAGCGACGGCATGTTCGCCGAAGGCCATCCCAAGCCCACCGGCCCCTGGCCCATAGCCGAACTCTACATGGCCACTCCCGGATACTTCGAAACCATGGGCATCCCCCGTCTTTCCGGCCGTGACTTCGCCAACGAAAGCCCCACTGGCACCAAAGTCGCCATCATTAACCAAGCCCTCGCCCAAAAACTCTTCGGCAACGAAAACCCCATCGGCCAACGCATCACCGGCGGCAGCGTCACCTACCAGATCATCGGCGTAGTCAAAAACACCAAATCCCGCACTCTCGGCGAAGACCAGCGTTACATCCTCTTCCGTTCCCTCGACCAAACCGTCGCCACCGACCCTGCCTTCATGGGCTACACCCTCCTCATCCGTACCGCAGGCGACCCCGCATCCATCGCCGCTGCCGTCCGCCAGCAGATCGCCGCCCTCGACCCAACCCTCGCCATCTACAACGTCGCCACAATGGAAGAGCACCTCCGCGACGCCCTCTTCCTCCCTCGCCTCGCAGGCACACTCTTCGGAGTCTTTGGCCTAACCGGCCTCATCCTAGCCGCCGTCGGGCTATACGGAGTCATGAGCTACTCTGTCACCCGCCGAACCCGCGAGATCGGCATCCGCCTCGCCCTCGGCGCGCAACTCAGCGCCGTCCAAGCCCTCATCGTCCGGCAGGGCATGCGCCTTACACTCATCTCCGTAGCCATCGGCCTACCCGCCGCCTTCGCCCTCGCAAAATTCTCCACCAGCCTCCTCTACGGAGTCCGCCCCCACGACCTGGCCACCTTCACTCTGGTCCCCATCTTCCTCACCGCCGTGGCCCTCCTCGCATGCTGGCTCCCCGCCCGCCGAGCAACCAAAGTCGATCCCCAGACCATCCTCCGCTATGAGTAG
- a CDS encoding sensor histidine kinase, producing the protein MRSLSVRARLMLWYLLVTFAGLCVFGLISWGALHYALLQGKKTHLQGREDRLLTFLSDNKAKGDTSPLDEQLRDFALVTHEGNLFHIHHADGSFLFPAEKNPDQPTPDWLPGGEDCTQPIYSTVILDRQPVLVLCHIIQLNGQPVRLHLGGSLEEQFEILDTYRKVLLLLMPGLLLLSALIGYFLSRHAFKPVDRMTRAALGIGIGNLSARLPVPAAKDEIQHLAVAWNQLLARLEAAVSRLSQFSADASHDLRTSITVMLATAQLSLHRQRTDTEYRDDLDKIVTECRTAATLLDALLSLARSDNFIHEVAFKPINLSDLVVHCCRRVEDLAESNGILLDWHLPREPIHIEGDELLLQRLLGILLDNAIRYTPEHGEIRAEISLIDNEPTITVRDTGIGMSEDVRQHVFDRFYQADLRERKTQAGSGLGLSIARWIANAHHAGLTVESTPLKGSVFQIRFPATIPTPTLEPKEQALR; encoded by the coding sequence ATGCGTTCCCTCTCCGTACGCGCCCGGCTCATGCTGTGGTATCTGCTCGTCACCTTCGCTGGCCTCTGCGTCTTCGGCCTCATCTCCTGGGGAGCACTCCACTACGCCCTCCTGCAAGGCAAAAAGACCCACCTTCAGGGCCGCGAAGACCGCCTCCTCACCTTTCTCAGTGACAACAAAGCCAAAGGCGACACCTCACCCCTCGACGAGCAACTCCGCGACTTTGCACTCGTCACCCACGAAGGCAACCTCTTCCACATCCACCACGCCGATGGCTCCTTCCTCTTTCCCGCCGAGAAGAACCCCGACCAACCCACTCCCGACTGGCTTCCAGGTGGCGAAGACTGCACCCAACCCATCTACTCCACCGTCATCCTCGACCGTCAACCCGTCCTGGTCCTCTGCCACATCATCCAGCTAAACGGACAACCCGTCCGTCTCCACCTCGGCGGCTCGCTCGAAGAGCAGTTCGAGATCCTCGACACCTACCGCAAAGTCCTCCTTCTCCTCATGCCCGGCCTGCTTCTGCTCTCGGCGCTCATCGGCTACTTCCTCAGCCGCCACGCCTTCAAACCAGTCGACCGCATGACCCGCGCCGCCCTCGGCATCGGCATCGGCAACCTATCCGCGCGTCTCCCGGTCCCGGCCGCAAAGGACGAGATCCAACACCTCGCCGTAGCCTGGAATCAGCTCCTCGCACGCCTCGAAGCCGCCGTCTCCCGCCTAAGCCAGTTCTCCGCTGACGCCTCCCACGACCTCCGCACCTCCATCACCGTCATGCTCGCCACCGCGCAGCTCTCCCTCCATCGCCAGCGCACCGACACCGAGTACCGCGATGACCTCGACAAGATCGTCACCGAGTGCCGCACCGCCGCCACCCTCCTCGACGCGCTCCTCTCCCTCGCCCGTAGCGACAACTTCATCCACGAGGTCGCTTTCAAGCCCATCAACCTCTCCGACCTCGTCGTCCACTGTTGCCGCCGCGTCGAAGACCTCGCCGAATCCAACGGCATCCTCCTCGACTGGCATCTCCCCCGCGAACCCATCCACATCGAAGGCGACGAACTCCTCCTCCAGCGCCTTCTCGGCATCCTCCTCGACAACGCCATCCGCTACACCCCCGAGCACGGCGAAATCCGCGCCGAAATCTCCCTCATCGACAACGAACCCACCATCACCGTCCGCGACACCGGCATAGGCATGTCCGAAGACGTTCGCCAACACGTCTTCGACCGCTTCTACCAGGCAGACCTCCGCGAGCGCAAAACCCAGGCCGGCAGCGGTCTCGGCCTCTCCATCGCCCGGTGGATCGCCAACGCCCACCACGCCGGCCTAACCGTCGAGAGCACCCCCTTAAAAGGCTCCGTCTTCCAAATCCGCTTCCCCGCGACCATCCCCACCCCCACCCTCGAACCCAAAGAACAAGCCCTTCGCTGA
- the coaBC gene encoding bifunctional phosphopantothenoylcysteine decarboxylase/phosphopantothenate--cysteine ligase CoaBC, translating to MTSEKGKCYSKGRSMVEEGAAMSAGRVKVTVGVCGGIAAYKAVELVRLLQDAGLDPHVVMTRAAEEFVRPLTFAAISGHKVITSLWGEDAGAAPVELGDEGAASVIEHINEAQTTKVLIVAPATADTLAKFAHGLADDFLSTMFLATTASVIVAPAMNVNMWEHPATRANIETLKARGVRVVEPGSGYLACGMVGGGRLAENSAIVAAVGEVLASEGQAESIADLVGETVLVTAGGTREAIDPVRFIGNRSSGRMGFAIAEAASRRGARVILISANAVVAAPAICELVQVTTAEEMREAVMQRLSEATVVVMAAAVSDYRVAKVATQKLKRNGARVLELEPTEDILQEIVERRRAGTLAIGFAAETENVLENGRAKLERKGVDAVVVNDVSSGETGFDSERNAGSFVTREGVVEIPAMSKVQMAGLILDQVVRLRVKRTVGSRS from the coding sequence ATGACAAGCGAGAAAGGCAAATGCTACAGCAAGGGGCGTAGCATGGTGGAGGAAGGTGCTGCGATGAGCGCTGGGCGCGTGAAGGTTACGGTTGGAGTTTGCGGGGGGATTGCCGCCTATAAGGCTGTGGAACTGGTGCGGCTGCTGCAGGATGCGGGATTGGATCCGCATGTGGTGATGACTCGGGCAGCGGAGGAGTTTGTGCGGCCGCTGACGTTTGCGGCGATCTCAGGGCATAAGGTGATTACGAGTCTTTGGGGTGAGGATGCTGGGGCTGCTCCGGTGGAGCTCGGGGATGAAGGCGCGGCTTCGGTGATTGAGCATATTAATGAGGCTCAGACGACGAAAGTGCTGATTGTGGCTCCGGCCACGGCGGATACGTTGGCTAAGTTTGCGCATGGGCTGGCGGATGATTTTCTTTCGACGATGTTTCTGGCTACGACGGCTTCGGTGATTGTGGCTCCGGCGATGAATGTGAATATGTGGGAGCATCCGGCTACGCGGGCGAATATTGAGACGCTGAAGGCTCGGGGGGTAAGGGTGGTCGAGCCGGGAAGTGGGTATCTGGCTTGCGGGATGGTTGGGGGTGGGCGGTTGGCGGAGAATTCGGCGATTGTTGCTGCGGTGGGTGAGGTGCTGGCTTCGGAAGGACAGGCTGAGTCGATTGCGGATCTGGTGGGAGAGACTGTGCTGGTGACCGCGGGTGGGACGCGGGAGGCGATCGATCCGGTGCGGTTTATTGGGAATCGGTCGAGCGGGAGGATGGGATTTGCGATTGCCGAGGCGGCGTCGCGACGTGGGGCTCGGGTGATTTTGATTAGTGCGAATGCGGTGGTGGCGGCTCCTGCGATTTGTGAGTTGGTGCAGGTGACGACGGCAGAGGAGATGCGTGAAGCGGTGATGCAGCGGCTGTCTGAGGCGACTGTGGTGGTGATGGCTGCGGCTGTGAGTGATTATCGTGTGGCCAAGGTTGCGACGCAGAAGTTGAAGAGGAATGGCGCACGGGTGCTGGAGCTGGAGCCTACGGAGGATATTTTGCAGGAGATCGTTGAGCGGCGGCGGGCTGGGACGCTGGCGATTGGGTTCGCGGCGGAGACGGAGAACGTGCTGGAGAATGGTCGGGCGAAGCTGGAGCGCAAAGGCGTGGATGCTGTGGTGGTGAACGACGTTTCGAGTGGGGAGACGGGGTTCGATTCGGAGCGGAATGCGGGGAGCTTTGTGACGCGGGAGGGTGTGGTGGAGATTCCTGCGATGAGCAAGGTGCAGATGGCGGGGTTGATTCTGGATCAAGTCGTGCGGTTGCGCGTGAAGCGGACCGTGGGGAGCAGGTCGTAG
- a CDS encoding protease pro-enzyme activation domain-containing protein has product MRLEKGLSIVFAALVCAGLVNTAALAAEKAAVQARAAAGQNVQFDVYLPLQHKAELDALLDNLHDSTSASFHQWLTPAQFHARFGASAATVAAVQHELEAYGLTTQVISPQQIHVSGDASSVEQALLTQVHVGTFKNGKKTMVAVGGISLPSTMASNGAVVTGLSGFIRMRSHAKKLEALPTNRYSEAGPYWFDDLKEAYSYPSYQVYNGKGVTIGILMSGGFNPPDMAAYFGHEKLAVPHMTTVNIAGGAPYDPNDSLETHLDLQQTGGMAPAANLILYNLPDLSDANIISGLITIIETNKADVVSMSFGGPEIGYLPAYNDGVDFTGILGVYDDVFKQGATQGITFVASSGDLGALDVPAPACFDTNATSTCGGFLESAETPASSPNVTGVGGTNLVTTMTTGSLDSKYVSEAAFGDPLAEDIFYGTPATGAYWGSGGGNSIYYKKPTFQKLVTTGSKFRTVPDVSLQMGGCPIGSVTPCGPDRSAAVVAIGGGLFGVVGTSISAPDFAGLTALKIQRLGTRLGNENFDIYTLAALQSTGLPLNVYRENIQGYNGLFTTKKGYNRVLGNGTVNGVNFLLAPFAPVAGTPQTPSNP; this is encoded by the coding sequence ATGCGATTGGAGAAGGGACTGAGCATTGTCTTTGCGGCGCTTGTGTGCGCTGGCTTGGTAAACACTGCGGCTTTGGCCGCCGAGAAGGCCGCAGTGCAGGCGCGAGCTGCGGCAGGGCAAAATGTGCAGTTCGATGTCTACCTGCCGTTGCAGCACAAGGCGGAACTGGATGCGCTGCTCGACAACTTGCATGATTCCACTTCGGCGAGTTTTCACCAATGGCTGACGCCTGCGCAGTTCCATGCGCGGTTTGGGGCGAGTGCGGCGACGGTGGCCGCGGTGCAGCATGAACTGGAAGCTTATGGACTGACGACACAAGTGATTTCGCCACAGCAGATCCATGTGAGCGGCGATGCAAGCTCCGTGGAGCAGGCTCTTTTGACTCAGGTGCATGTCGGAACGTTCAAGAATGGGAAGAAGACGATGGTCGCTGTGGGCGGCATCTCGTTGCCTTCGACGATGGCCAGCAATGGTGCTGTGGTGACGGGGCTTTCGGGGTTTATCCGGATGCGGTCTCACGCAAAAAAACTTGAAGCGCTGCCGACGAATCGCTATAGCGAAGCGGGGCCTTACTGGTTCGACGATCTGAAGGAGGCTTATAGCTATCCGAGCTACCAGGTCTATAACGGCAAGGGTGTGACGATCGGTATCTTGATGAGCGGGGGGTTCAATCCTCCGGATATGGCGGCGTACTTCGGGCATGAAAAGCTTGCCGTGCCGCATATGACTACGGTGAATATTGCCGGGGGAGCACCGTACGATCCGAACGACTCGCTTGAGACGCATCTGGACCTGCAACAGACAGGCGGTATGGCTCCGGCAGCGAACCTGATTCTCTACAACCTGCCTGATCTGTCGGACGCGAATATCATCTCGGGGCTGATCACGATCATCGAGACAAACAAGGCGGATGTGGTGAGCATGTCGTTTGGCGGCCCGGAGATTGGTTATTTGCCAGCCTATAACGACGGCGTGGACTTCACGGGAATTCTTGGCGTTTACGACGATGTGTTCAAGCAGGGCGCAACGCAGGGGATTACATTTGTGGCTTCTTCAGGAGATCTGGGAGCGTTGGATGTTCCGGCACCTGCATGCTTTGACACGAATGCGACGAGCACCTGCGGCGGCTTTTTGGAGTCGGCGGAGACCCCGGCATCGAGTCCGAATGTGACGGGAGTTGGCGGCACGAACCTGGTGACGACAATGACTACGGGGTCGCTGGACTCGAAGTATGTGAGTGAGGCGGCGTTCGGCGATCCATTGGCGGAGGACATCTTCTATGGCACGCCGGCAACGGGCGCATACTGGGGATCGGGCGGCGGCAACAGCATCTACTATAAAAAGCCGACGTTCCAGAAGCTGGTCACTACAGGATCGAAGTTCAGAACGGTGCCCGATGTATCCCTGCAAATGGGCGGGTGCCCAATTGGCTCAGTGACTCCCTGCGGACCTGACAGGAGTGCTGCGGTTGTGGCAATCGGCGGTGGATTGTTTGGCGTGGTTGGGACGAGCATTTCCGCACCGGACTTTGCGGGCCTGACTGCCTTGAAGATTCAGCGGCTTGGCACCAGGTTGGGTAACGAGAACTTCGATATCTATACGCTCGCGGCGCTGCAGTCCACGGGTTTACCGCTGAATGTCTACCGGGAGAATATTCAGGGCTACAACGGGTTGTTCACCACCAAGAAGGGCTATAACCGTGTGCTTGGGAATGGAACGGTGAATGGAGTGAATTTCCTGCTGGCGCCGTTCGCGCCGGTGGCAGGGACTCCGCAGACACCGAGCAATCCGTAG
- a CDS encoding response regulator transcription factor, producing the protein MNVLVIEDDKRIAALVERALIGDGHRVTLSHNGREGADMLLAGKYDAALLDILLPGMDGFEVLERVRVRHCKTPILVLTAVDNVPKILHAFDLGADDYLVKPFILEILLARVSAIARRISNIEQPPVTAAGITLDRNRRVAIRDGKHIPLTRKQFELLETLMRRCGLITSREELIEAGWGNLAEVKENTLDVYIHGLRAKLEDHADGRPLIRTVHGAGYMFVAA; encoded by the coding sequence ATGAACGTGCTGGTTATCGAAGACGACAAGCGCATTGCCGCACTTGTTGAAAGGGCCCTCATCGGCGACGGACACCGCGTCACTCTCTCCCACAACGGGCGCGAAGGTGCCGACATGCTTCTCGCGGGCAAATACGACGCCGCCCTCCTCGACATCCTCCTTCCCGGCATGGACGGCTTCGAAGTCCTCGAGCGCGTCCGCGTCCGCCACTGCAAGACCCCCATCCTCGTCCTCACCGCCGTCGACAACGTCCCCAAGATCCTCCACGCCTTTGACCTCGGCGCCGACGACTACCTAGTCAAGCCCTTCATCCTCGAAATCCTCCTCGCCCGCGTCAGCGCCATCGCCCGGCGCATCTCCAACATCGAGCAGCCTCCCGTCACTGCCGCCGGCATCACCCTCGACCGCAACCGCCGCGTCGCCATCCGCGACGGCAAACACATCCCTCTCACCCGCAAACAGTTCGAGCTCCTCGAAACCCTCATGCGACGCTGCGGCCTCATCACCTCCCGTGAAGAGCTCATCGAAGCCGGCTGGGGCAACCTCGCCGAAGTCAAGGAAAACACCCTCGACGTCTACATCCACGGCCTCCGCGCCAAGCTCGAAGACCACGCCGACGGCCGCCCTCTCATCCGCACCGTCCACGGCGCCGGTTACATGTTCGTCGCGGCCTAG